One segment of Nitrospirota bacterium DNA contains the following:
- a CDS encoding DUF1848 domain-containing protein, whose amino-acid sequence MVISASRRTDIPAFYAEWFMNRTREGYALVENPFNPAQTSRVDLRPEAVEAVVFWTRNPAPLMPHLEELDRRGYRYYFLYTITGYPPVLEPFAPRPKEAVEAFRALSGRVGPERVLWRYDPVLISEATPEEYILRNFEELLRALGPFTRRVVVSFAHLYGKTVRNLTRAAVAFQDPDREARLRIARGLSRAAGGQGLPVFSCASPEDLSPHGISPGRCIDGALIGDVLGVRVSGEKDPSQRAACGCARSKDIGAYDTCLHGCLYCYATGGREAALGNHARHDPAAASLLPRTSHEAA is encoded by the coding sequence ATGGTCATCTCCGCCTCCCGGCGCACCGACATTCCGGCGTTCTACGCCGAGTGGTTCATGAACCGCACGCGCGAGGGGTACGCCCTGGTCGAAAATCCCTTCAACCCCGCCCAGACGAGCAGGGTGGACCTCCGGCCCGAGGCCGTGGAGGCCGTCGTCTTCTGGACGCGCAACCCCGCGCCCCTCATGCCCCATCTGGAGGAGCTGGACAGGCGGGGCTACAGGTATTACTTTCTCTACACCATCACCGGCTATCCGCCCGTGCTCGAGCCCTTCGCCCCCCGGCCAAAGGAGGCGGTGGAGGCCTTTCGGGCACTGAGCGGGCGGGTCGGCCCCGAGAGGGTCCTCTGGCGGTACGACCCCGTCCTGATCTCGGAGGCGACCCCGGAGGAGTACATCCTCAGGAACTTCGAGGAGCTTCTCCGGGCGCTTGGTCCTTTCACCCGCCGGGTGGTGGTGAGCTTCGCCCATCTTTACGGCAAGACCGTCCGGAACCTCACGCGGGCGGCCGTCGCTTTCCAGGACCCCGACAGGGAGGCCCGCCTGCGCATCGCCCGGGGTCTTTCCCGGGCGGCGGGCGGCCAAGGCCTTCCGGTCTTCTCCTGCGCAAGCCCCGAGGACCTCTCCCCCCACGGCATTTCACCCGGGCGGTGCATCGACGGCGCGCTCATCGGGGACGTCCTGGGGGTGCGGGTCTCCGGGGAGAAGGACCCCTCGCAGAGGGCGGCCTGCGGCTGCGCACGGAGCAAGGACATAGGGGCCTACGACACCTGCTTGCACGGGTGCCTCTACTGCTACGCCACCGGCGGCCGGGAGGCCGCCCTTGGAAACCACGCGCGGCACGACCCCGCAGCAGCCTCCCTGTTGCCCCGGACCTCTCATGAGGCCGCGTGA
- a CDS encoding type II toxin-antitoxin system VapB family antitoxin, whose product MLRTNIELDEKLVKEAMTLTHKKTKKELVNYALQELISRTKRKKLLELEGKVQWSGDLAEMRKGRT is encoded by the coding sequence ATGTTGAGGACGAACATCGAGCTTGATGAAAAGCTCGTGAAGGAGGCCATGACGCTCACTCACAAGAAGACCAAGAAGGAGCTTGTGAATTACGCCCTCCAGGAGCTCATCAGCAGGACAAAGAGGAAGAAGCTCCTTGAACTGGAAGGCAAGGTGCAATGGTCCGGCGACCTCGCCGAGATGAGAAAGGGCAGGACATGA
- a CDS encoding PIN domain nuclease, with product MILVDTSVWVDFLRGVNSPHRRMLHRLVEDEADIAITGIILTEILQGIKEDRDYRRMREYLLEFPIHEPKGAQTYLAAARIYRECRKKGKTVRRTVDCIIAAICMENNLTLFHKDADFDRIEA from the coding sequence ATGATTCTTGTGGATACCAGCGTCTGGGTGGACTTCCTCAGGGGCGTGAACTCCCCCCACCGCCGGATGCTCCACAGGCTCGTAGAGGACGAGGCGGACATCGCCATCACCGGGATAATCCTTACGGAAATCCTCCAGGGCATAAAGGAAGACAGAGATTATCGCAGGATGCGGGAGTACCTTCTGGAATTCCCCATCCATGAACCGAAGGGCGCCCAGACCTACCTTGCCGCCGCACGGATTTATAGGGAGTGCAGGAAAAAGGGCAAGACCGTCAGGAGAACCGTGGACTGCATCATCGCCGCGATATGCATGGAAAATAATTTGACCCTTTTTCACAAGGATGCCGACTTTGACCGCATCGAGGC